The Candidatus Poribacteria bacterium nucleotide sequence GCACAACACGGTCGCCGCGAGCATCCCAATGAGCCACGGCGTCGACAGGAATAGGAACCCGATGCCGACGATGAACAGAAGCAGGTTGCCCGTCTGTGCCGGATCCGCAGACAGGGTGAGATGCAGTGTCGAGTTGACGAGCACGATGGATGCCGCCGCCGCCGCCCCGACGTGTGCGAACCTCGGGGGAAGCTCCTGCCGACGTAGCGCAACCCACGCCCCCCAGCACCACACAGCCGAAGCCGCCGCGACGACCACCATCACCGAGCGAATCGTCCCGGTCAGCACGAGGTAATGGGTAGGCGCCAGCAGCGTGTAGAGGATGGCCAAGCCCAGTAAGACGGAGGGCAGGCTGTCTCGCACGACGACGCTCGCGACGTCACTGGCGCGAACCGCATGTCCGTCGGCGGCCCGAGTATCGTCTGCTTTCATCGTGACCCGTCTCGTCAAAGGCGGACGGTGGAGCATCCTGAGCGCGCCCAGGAGCTGTCCCGCCACTTCCATCGTAACCGCGCCGACACGCGGATCGCAAGCGGATGCTCGTTCCCTCGGCTTGAAAACTCGAATCGCTGTGGACTAGACTTCCCCGCGCCAGAGGTCGCCTGAAGCGCCGGTCGCGTCTGAAGGCAGTGGGAGAAAGCCGTGTCGAACCCGTCACCGCGCATTGCCTGCCGTGGATGCTCCTCTGAGCTGGTGGCTGACGAGCTCGAGCGGAATGCGCGAGTCTGCCCGCAATGTGGTTTCCACCACGTGCTCTCTGCGCGGGAGCGCCTCGACAGCCTGGCCGACGAAGGCTCGTTCGATGAATTCGGCGCCGACCTCTACTCAGTCGATCCGCTGGGCTTCCCCGGCTATCAGGAGAAGTTGCGCGCCGACCGCGAACGCACCGGTCTATCGAGCGAAGTGCTAACCGGCTACGTATCGATCGGGTCGAACCGAGTGGTCATCGGCGTATCCGACGCCAACTTCATCATGGGAACCATGGGCTCCGTCGCCGGTGAAAAGGTCACGCGGTGTTTCGAGCTCGCCGTGGAGGCGGGGCTTCCTGTGATCATCGTGTCCGCATCAGGCGGCGGCATGCGCATGCAGGAGGGCACGATCGCCCTGATGCAGATGGCGAAGACGAGCGCGGCAGTCATGCGGCATCATCGGGCAGGGCTCGTCTACATCGCCGTGGCGACACATCCGACGATGGGCGGGTCTGCGGCGAGCTTCGTATCGCTGGGGGACATCATCATCGCAGAACCGGGAGCGATGATCGGCTTCGCGGGTCCACGCGCCCGAGCCGCCATTGGCGAGAAGATGCCCCCTCGGCTCCAGTCCGCCGAGTCGCTGGCGGAACACGGCATGCTCGACGCGGTCGTACCCCGCCACGAGCTACGATCCGTTCTGATAGAGATTCTCGACTTCGTGAATGACAGGGCCCCGTCGCGTACCTAACCCATGTGTGTGCGACGGATGAGCGCCGGAATCGCGTACGAGCAGCAGGAAGGTTTCATGCCGAAGAGACTCGTCATTGTCGAATCGCCAGCGAAAGCCACCACGATCCACAAGATCCTAGGGAACGACTACGTCGTGAAGGCGACGCGTGGACACGTCCGCGATCTGCCTCGCAAGAAGCTCGGAGTCGATATCGAGCAAGGGTTCGAGCCCGAGTACGAGGTGATCGAGGGAAAGTCCAAAGTGCTCTCTGAGCTGCGGGCAGCCGCCAAGGCGAGCGACGACATTCTCCTCGCCGCCGACCCCGACCGCGAAGGGGAAGCCATCTGCTGGCACGTCGCTCATGAGCTGCGATCCACCAAGAAGCCGATCCACCGGATCGAGTTCCAGGAGATCACCGCCGATGCCGTGCGGCGAGCCGTCGCCGACGCGCGTGACATCAACCAGCAGTTAGTGGACGCGCAGCAGGCGCGCCGCGTCCTCGACAGGCTCGTCGGTTACCAGATCAGCCCGATGCTGTGGCGGCATGTCGGCAAGGGGTTGAGCGCGGGACGCGTCCAGTCCGTCGCGGTGCGTCTCATCTGCGACCGCGAGAACGAGATTCGCGCCTTCCGACCCGAAGAATACTGGACGATCACGGCGACGCTGGCGGACCGCGAGGATGTCACGTTCGACACCAAGCTCTTCCGAATCGGCGACGAGAAGCCCGAGTTCGGCACCTACGGCTTCGGGATCGATTCGAGCCGTGCGGAAAGCATCGCCGATAACGCCCGACAGCAAAGCTTCGTCGTCAAGGAGGTGACGCAGAAGCAGCGGAAGCAGTCGCCAGCGCCTCCGTTCACGACGAGCACGCTCCAGCAGGAAGCCTCGCGCAAGCTCTCGATGACTGTCGCCCGGACAATGGGCGTCGCCCAAACGCTCTACCAAGGCGTCGACATCGGTTCCGACGTGACTGGGCTCATCACCTATATGCGAACCGACTCGACCCGAGTCGCAGAGGAAGCCCTCTCCGTCGCACGAGCGTTCATCCGTGAAGCCTACGGCAAGGAGCTCGTGCCGTCGCAGACCCGGCGGTTCGCCAGCAGGAAGGGCGCGCAGGACGCCCACGAGGCGATCCGACCCACAGACCCGCGACGAACGCCCGACTCGCTCCGCGGTCACTTGGGCGACGCCGAGTACAAGCTCTACGATCTCATCTGGAAGCGCTTCATCGCCAGCCAGATGGCAGACGCCATCATGGATACTTCGACCATCGACATCGCCGCGGGCCCCTACACGTTCCGAGCCACTGGCAGCGTGCTTCGCTTCGCCGGGTTCCGCACCGTCTACCTCGAGACGGACGAGGACACCGCGAACGACAGCGACGACCGGCAGCCCCTGCCGGACGTGAAGGCAGGCGACAAGCTGTCGCTGCTCGACCTGCTGCCACGGCAGCATTTCACGGAACCGCCGCCCCGATACACGGAGGCGTCTCTCGTGAAGGCGCTGGAGGTTCAGGGCATCGGTCGACCGAGCACGTACGCCGCGATCATCTCGACGATCCAAGACCGCAACTACGTGCGCAAGGAACGCGGCAGGTTCTTCCCGACCGATACGGGCGAGGTGGTCACGCGGATGTTGATCGCCAGTTTCCCGAACATCCTGGACGTCCAGTTCACCGCGAACATGGAA carries:
- a CDS encoding acetyl-CoA carboxylase carboxyl transferase subunit beta, translated to MSNPSPRIACRGCSSELVADELERNARVCPQCGFHHVLSARERLDSLADEGSFDEFGADLYSVDPLGFPGYQEKLRADRERTGLSSEVLTGYVSIGSNRVVIGVSDANFIMGTMGSVAGEKVTRCFELAVEAGLPVIIVSASGGGMRMQEGTIALMQMAKTSAAVMRHHRAGLVYIAVATHPTMGGSAASFVSLGDIIIAEPGAMIGFAGPRARAAIGEKMPPRLQSAESLAEHGMLDAVVPRHELRSVLIEILDFVNDRAPSRT
- the topA gene encoding type I DNA topoisomerase — its product is MPKRLVIVESPAKATTIHKILGNDYVVKATRGHVRDLPRKKLGVDIEQGFEPEYEVIEGKSKVLSELRAAAKASDDILLAADPDREGEAICWHVAHELRSTKKPIHRIEFQEITADAVRRAVADARDINQQLVDAQQARRVLDRLVGYQISPMLWRHVGKGLSAGRVQSVAVRLICDRENEIRAFRPEEYWTITATLADREDVTFDTKLFRIGDEKPEFGTYGFGIDSSRAESIADNARQQSFVVKEVTQKQRKQSPAPPFTTSTLQQEASRKLSMTVARTMGVAQTLYQGVDIGSDVTGLITYMRTDSTRVAEEALSVARAFIREAYGKELVPSQTRRFASRKGAQDAHEAIRPTDPRRTPDSLRGHLGDAEYKLYDLIWKRFIASQMADAIMDTSTIDIAAGPYTFRATGSVLRFAGFRTVYLETDEDTANDSDDRQPLPDVKAGDKLSLLDLLPRQHFTEPPPRYTEASLVKALEVQGIGRPSTYAAIISTIQDRNYVRKERGRFFPTDTGEVVTRMLIASFPNILDVQFTANMESELDAVEEGKRDWIELMREFYGPFTTALDGAPDRMYAVRKQMETVTQETCDQCGRPMARKWGRFGFFLGCSGYPDCANTAQLPGTGPSPSQPVDTGVKCPDCGGGTLLQRTSRRGKVFFGCSTYPKCNFAAWDPPLAGVPCPECGAPFLTVRRTKTRQYNLCYRKECGYKSEPTPPTDEPLVPGMEPASPSMTEQSDLD